A genome region from Vibrio tapetis subsp. tapetis includes the following:
- the rseP gene encoding sigma E protease regulator RseP → MTDILWNLASFIVALGVLVAVHEFGHFWVARKCGVQVLKFSIGFGKSIWSKTGKDGTEYSIAMIPLGGYVKMLDGRVDDITEQEKSSAFNHKSLWQRAAIIGAGPAFNFVFALFAYWVVFLIGVPAVKPVIGQVTAHSIVAQAGIETGMELKAVSGIETADWESVNMQLISHIGDDVMTLTVTSDDAIGVEQVKKVDIRDWHFDPEKESPMSTLGFVPFRPEVSTTLAHIGEGGAAEKAGLQVGDTILTADGSKITQWQQVVELIRSNANAPISITVDRAGQTVKTELIPDSKQVSDGKLIGFAGIAPEVAEWPENYRFELKYGVFESVGKAVDKTGQIISLTFSMLKKLIVGDVGIENLSGPISIAKGAGATADYGLVYFLSFMALISVNLGIINLLPLPVLDGGHLLFLAIEAVIRRPVPEAVQEVGYRIGGAIIMSLMVVALFNDFTRL, encoded by the coding sequence ATGACAGACATACTGTGGAATTTAGCGTCATTTATCGTTGCACTTGGTGTACTCGTCGCTGTACATGAATTTGGTCACTTCTGGGTTGCGCGTAAGTGCGGCGTGCAAGTATTAAAGTTTTCTATCGGTTTTGGTAAATCGATCTGGTCTAAAACAGGAAAAGATGGCACAGAATATAGCATTGCGATGATCCCATTAGGGGGCTATGTCAAGATGCTTGATGGCCGTGTTGATGACATAACAGAGCAAGAAAAATCGAGCGCTTTTAATCATAAGTCGTTATGGCAACGTGCCGCTATCATTGGGGCGGGTCCTGCTTTTAACTTTGTATTTGCTCTATTTGCTTATTGGGTTGTGTTTCTTATTGGCGTGCCTGCGGTGAAGCCCGTAATTGGTCAAGTAACGGCTCATTCTATTGTTGCACAAGCCGGAATTGAAACTGGAATGGAACTAAAAGCCGTTTCAGGAATCGAAACCGCAGATTGGGAATCAGTTAACATGCAGCTGATTTCTCATATCGGCGATGATGTGATGACCTTAACAGTGACATCTGACGACGCAATAGGTGTTGAACAAGTTAAGAAAGTAGACATTCGAGATTGGCATTTTGATCCAGAAAAAGAATCGCCAATGTCGACACTGGGTTTTGTACCGTTTCGACCTGAAGTATCGACAACCTTAGCGCATATTGGCGAAGGTGGGGCGGCTGAAAAAGCAGGCTTGCAAGTTGGCGATACGATCCTTACCGCTGATGGCAGTAAGATTACTCAATGGCAGCAAGTGGTTGAGCTGATTCGAAGCAATGCGAATGCTCCAATCTCGATAACGGTCGATAGAGCAGGGCAAACGGTAAAGACAGAGCTTATCCCTGATTCGAAACAAGTATCAGATGGAAAGTTAATCGGTTTTGCTGGTATTGCACCGGAAGTCGCAGAATGGCCTGAAAATTATCGCTTTGAATTGAAATATGGTGTATTTGAATCCGTTGGGAAAGCGGTTGATAAAACCGGACAAATTATTTCATTAACCTTCAGCATGTTAAAAAAACTGATTGTAGGTGATGTGGGTATTGAAAACCTGAGTGGCCCGATTTCGATTGCGAAAGGAGCGGGTGCGACAGCAGATTACGGCTTGGTTTACTTTTTGAGCTTTATGGCCTTAATCAGCGTTAACTTAGGTATTATTAATTTATTACCTTTACCGGTTCTCGATGGCGGGCATTTGTTGTTCCTAGCCATTGAAGCGGTAATACGACGACCTGTACCGGAAGCGGTTCAGGAAGTTGGCTACCGTATAGGAGGTGCAATCATTATGTCTCTTATGGTAGTAGCGTTATTTAACGATTTTACGCGCCTGTGA
- the pyrH gene encoding UMP kinase yields MTTNPKPVYQRILLKLSGEALQGDEGFGIDPTTLERMAQEIKELVELGVEVGVVIGGGNLFRGAGLAEAGMNRVVGDHMGMLATVMNGLAMRDALHRAYVNARVMSAIQLKGVCDDYNWADAIRELRQGRVVIFSAGTGNPFFTTDSAACLRGIEIEADVVLKATKVDGVYNADPVANPDAELYDKLHYNVVLEKELKVMDLAAFTLARDHKMPIRVFNMNKPGALRRVVMGETEGTLISDAE; encoded by the coding sequence ATGACTACGAATCCTAAACCCGTATATCAACGTATCCTGCTTAAACTTAGCGGTGAAGCGCTTCAAGGCGATGAAGGCTTTGGTATTGACCCAACCACTCTGGAGCGTATGGCTCAAGAGATCAAAGAGTTAGTTGAGCTAGGTGTTGAAGTTGGTGTGGTAATTGGCGGTGGCAACTTGTTCCGTGGTGCTGGCCTTGCTGAAGCGGGCATGAACCGCGTTGTTGGTGACCACATGGGTATGCTAGCAACAGTAATGAACGGCTTAGCAATGCGTGATGCGCTGCATCGTGCCTACGTAAATGCTCGTGTAATGTCAGCAATTCAATTGAAGGGTGTTTGTGACGATTACAACTGGGCTGATGCAATCCGTGAGCTTCGTCAAGGCCGTGTTGTTATCTTCTCTGCGGGTACTGGTAACCCATTCTTCACAACAGATTCTGCGGCATGTCTACGTGGTATTGAAATTGAAGCTGACGTAGTTCTCAAAGCGACAAAAGTTGATGGCGTATATAATGCTGACCCAGTAGCAAACCCTGATGCAGAGTTGTATGATAAGCTTCACTACAACGTTGTTCTTGAAAAAGAATTAAAAGTCATGGATCTGGCTGCGTTCACTCTAGCGCGTGATCACAAAATGCCAATCCGTGTCTTTAACATGAATAAGCCAGGCGCACTGCGTCGTGTGGTAATGGGTGAAACTGAAGGTACACTTATCAGCGACGCTGAATAA
- the map gene encoding type I methionyl aminopeptidase: protein MSIKIKTAEEIEKMRVAGKLAAEVLEMIEPHVKAGVTTEELDQICHKFINDNGAYPAPLDYHGFPKSICTSINHIVCHGIPAVADQMGSTGKMKPAVLKDGDVVNIDITVIIPNDSTVSLETRPEGYHGDTSKMFIIGDASAADKRLCTVTQDALYAGMRKVKPGTTVGEIGTAIDKFIKDNNKKNPRMKYSIVKDFCGHGIGNEFHEEPQIVHYKNNDKRKLQEGMCFTIEPMINAGKFGCSIDSEDDWTVYTGDGKNSAQWEHTILVTRDGCEVLTLRSDETIPRLMVNK, encoded by the coding sequence ATGTCTATCAAAATCAAAACGGCTGAAGAAATTGAAAAAATGCGCGTTGCTGGCAAGTTAGCCGCGGAAGTGCTTGAGATGATCGAACCCCATGTAAAAGCGGGTGTTACGACTGAAGAACTCGATCAGATTTGCCACAAATTTATTAATGATAATGGTGCATACCCTGCCCCACTTGATTACCATGGGTTCCCAAAATCCATTTGTACCTCAATCAACCACATCGTTTGTCACGGTATCCCTGCAGTAGCAGACCAAATGGGGTCGACGGGTAAAATGAAACCCGCAGTTTTAAAAGATGGCGACGTCGTTAACATCGATATTACCGTTATCATTCCAAACGATAGTACGGTATCGCTAGAAACTCGCCCTGAAGGCTATCATGGTGATACATCGAAGATGTTTATTATCGGTGATGCTTCTGCTGCAGATAAACGCCTATGTACCGTAACTCAAGATGCTCTCTATGCAGGTATGCGTAAAGTTAAGCCGGGTACAACAGTCGGGGAAATCGGCACAGCTATCGACAAGTTCATAAAAGACAATAACAAGAAAAATCCTCGTATGAAGTATTCTATTGTTAAAGATTTTTGTGGCCACGGCATCGGTAACGAGTTCCATGAAGAGCCTCAAATCGTTCACTACAAAAATAATGATAAACGCAAGCTGCAAGAAGGCATGTGCTTTACCATTGAGCCAATGATTAATGCAGGAAAATTCGGCTGCAGCATTGATAGCGAAGATGACTGGACGGTATACACAGGTGACGGTAAGAACTCAGCACAGTGGGAACACACTATCCTTGTAACAAGAGACGGTTGTGAAGTATTGACTCTTCGTTCAGACGAAACCATCCCACGCTTAATGGTTAATAAATAA
- the rpsB gene encoding 30S ribosomal protein S2, producing the protein MATVSMRDMLKAGVHFGHQTRYWNPKMKPFIFGARSKVHIINLEKTVPMFNEALTELSKVGAKKGKVLFVGTKRAASEAVKEAAIASNQFYVNNRWLGGMLTNYKTVRQSIKRLKELEAQAQDGTFEKLTKKEALMRTREMDKLEKSLGGIKDMGGLPDALFVIDADHEHIAVREANNLGIPVYAVVDTNSDPDGVDFIIPGNDDAIRAVQLYLNAAAQAVTEGRNEETVAAVAEKDGFVEEAE; encoded by the coding sequence ATGGCAACTGTATCAATGCGCGATATGCTTAAAGCTGGTGTTCACTTTGGTCACCAAACTCGTTACTGGAACCCAAAAATGAAGCCATTCATCTTTGGTGCTCGTAGCAAAGTACATATCATCAACCTAGAAAAAACGGTACCTATGTTCAACGAAGCTCTAACTGAGCTAAGCAAAGTTGGCGCTAAAAAAGGTAAAGTTCTTTTCGTTGGTACGAAACGCGCTGCATCTGAAGCTGTTAAAGAAGCTGCTATCGCAAGCAACCAGTTTTACGTTAACAACCGCTGGTTAGGCGGTATGCTTACGAACTACAAAACTGTTCGTCAATCTATCAAGCGTCTAAAAGAACTTGAAGCGCAAGCTCAAGACGGAACTTTTGAGAAGCTAACTAAGAAAGAAGCTCTAATGCGTACCCGTGAAATGGATAAGCTAGAGAAATCTCTTGGTGGTATCAAAGACATGGGCGGTCTACCTGACGCACTATTCGTAATCGATGCTGATCACGAGCACATTGCAGTTCGCGAAGCAAACAACCTAGGTATCCCAGTATACGCTGTTGTTGATACTAACTCTGACCCAGACGGCGTTGACTTCATCATTCCTGGTAATGACGATGCAATCCGTGCGGTACAGCTTTACCTTAACGCTGCTGCTCAAGCAGTAACTGAAGGTCGCAACGAAGAAACTGTTGCAGCTGTTGCTGAAAAAGACGGTTTCGTAGAAGAAGCTGAATAA
- the ispC gene encoding 1-deoxy-D-xylulose-5-phosphate reductoisomerase has translation MQNLTILGATGSIGTSTLKVVEQNRDQFTVFALAAGTNVESMSLLCAKWQPSFAVMACEEAAVQLRNNIAAISPRTQVLSGEDGMCAVASMDEVDMVMAAIVGAAGLIPTMAAVQAGKRVLLANKEALVMSGQLFIDAVEKYGAELLPVDSEHNAIFQCLPQSIQTKMGHCNLEEHGVSSILLTGSGGPFRYSDVSTLASVTPEQAIAHPNWSMGPKISVDSATMMNKGLEFIEAKWLFNASQEQLKVIIHPQSVIHSMVQYKDGSVLAQMGKPDMATPIALTMSYPERVAAGVAPLDFTKVGELTFLEPDYSRYPCLKLAIDACYEGQHATTGLNAANEIAVDAFLRKQIKFTDIASINEQVLNKLCGQQQLALDNLESLLELDQMARSYANQYITERTL, from the coding sequence ATGCAAAATTTAACCATTCTAGGTGCAACAGGCTCCATTGGAACAAGCACCTTAAAGGTCGTCGAACAAAACCGCGATCAATTCACAGTGTTTGCTTTAGCGGCAGGAACTAACGTTGAGAGTATGTCTTTGTTGTGCGCAAAATGGCAACCGAGCTTTGCTGTTATGGCCTGTGAAGAAGCGGCAGTTCAATTAAGAAATAACATTGCTGCAATCAGCCCTAGGACTCAAGTTTTGTCCGGAGAGGATGGCATGTGCGCTGTCGCTTCTATGGATGAAGTCGATATGGTCATGGCGGCGATCGTAGGTGCTGCAGGTTTAATCCCTACGATGGCAGCAGTACAAGCGGGTAAACGTGTGTTACTTGCGAATAAAGAAGCCCTCGTGATGTCGGGTCAGTTGTTTATTGATGCTGTTGAGAAATACGGTGCTGAACTCTTGCCAGTAGACAGTGAGCACAACGCTATTTTCCAGTGTTTACCACAAAGCATTCAAACTAAGATGGGTCACTGCAACTTAGAGGAGCATGGTGTCTCTTCTATTCTCCTAACAGGCTCTGGCGGTCCATTCCGATATTCAGATGTATCAACGTTAGCTTCGGTAACGCCAGAACAAGCCATCGCGCACCCTAATTGGTCTATGGGACCAAAGATCTCGGTAGACTCCGCCACAATGATGAATAAAGGGCTTGAGTTCATTGAGGCCAAGTGGTTATTCAACGCATCTCAAGAACAATTAAAGGTTATCATTCACCCTCAGTCGGTGATCCATTCTATGGTGCAATATAAAGATGGCTCAGTGCTTGCGCAGATGGGCAAGCCCGATATGGCGACCCCAATAGCCCTTACCATGTCCTATCCTGAACGCGTCGCTGCCGGTGTTGCTCCGCTTGATTTTACTAAAGTGGGTGAGCTTACGTTCCTTGAGCCGGACTATTCACGTTATCCATGCTTAAAGCTTGCGATCGATGCTTGTTATGAAGGGCAACATGCCACAACAGGTTTGAATGCGGCTAACGAAATAGCCGTTGATGCATTCTTGCGAAAACAAATTAAATTTACAGACATTGCTAGCATAAATGAGCAAGTTTTGAATAAATTGTGTGGACAACAGCAGTTAGCACTAGATAATTTAGAAAGCTTGCTCGAGCTGGATCAAATGGCACGTAGCTACGCAAACCAATACATTACTGAGCGAACACTATGA
- the tsf gene encoding translation elongation factor Ts gives MATVTAALVKELRERTAAGMMECKKALVAADGDIELAIENMRKSGAAKAAKKAGNVAAEGAIIIKDADGVAVILEVNCQTDFVAKDAGFLAFADEVATAALAEKLDIEALQAKFEETRIALITKIGENINIRRVQYAEGAALATYRHGEKIGVVVAGEGDAETLKHVAMHVAASRPEFVNPEDVPADVVAKEKAVQVEIAMNEGKPQEIAEKMVVGRMKKFTGEVSLTGQAFVMEPKKTVGEILKEKGATVTNFVRLEVGEGIEKAEEMSFADEVAAVQKG, from the coding sequence ATGGCAACTGTTACTGCTGCTCTAGTAAAAGAACTTCGCGAGCGCACAGCCGCTGGCATGATGGAATGTAAAAAAGCGCTTGTTGCTGCTGATGGTGATATCGAGCTAGCAATTGAAAACATGCGTAAAAGTGGCGCAGCGAAAGCAGCTAAAAAAGCTGGTAACGTTGCAGCTGAAGGCGCGATCATCATCAAAGATGCTGACGGCGTTGCAGTTATCCTAGAAGTAAACTGCCAAACTGACTTCGTTGCTAAAGATGCTGGTTTCCTAGCATTTGCTGACGAAGTTGCAACTGCTGCTCTAGCTGAAAAACTAGACATCGAAGCTCTTCAAGCTAAATTTGAAGAAACTCGTATCGCTCTTATCACTAAAATTGGTGAGAACATCAACATCCGTCGCGTACAGTACGCTGAAGGCGCTGCACTTGCTACTTACCGTCACGGTGAGAAAATCGGTGTTGTTGTTGCTGGTGAAGGCGATGCTGAAACACTTAAGCACGTTGCTATGCACGTTGCTGCTTCACGTCCTGAGTTTGTTAACCCAGAAGACGTACCAGCAGACGTAGTTGCTAAAGAGAAAGCGGTTCAAGTTGAAATCGCAATGAACGAAGGCAAGCCTCAAGAAATCGCAGAGAAGATGGTTGTTGGCCGTATGAAGAAATTCACGGGCGAAGTATCTCTAACTGGTCAGGCTTTCGTAATGGAACCTAAGAAAACTGTTGGCGAAATTCTTAAAGAGAAAGGCGCTACAGTAACTAACTTCGTACGTTTAGAAGTTGGTGAAGGTATCGAGAAAGCAGAAGAAATGAGCTTCGCTGACGAAGTTGCTGCGGTACAAAAAGGTTAA
- the bamA gene encoding outer membrane protein assembly factor BamA, whose translation MAIKHLLLTSLLLGSTMVNGAEKFVVQDIKIEGLQRVALGAALLKMPIRIGDTVEQQDVSKIIKALYESGNFEDIQVLRDGDVLVIEVKERPTIASVSFSGNKAIKEEQLQTSLDASGIRVGEALDRTSLSNIEKGLEDFYYSVGKYNAEVKAVVTPLPRNRSDLKFVFTEGVSAKIQQINFLGNTVFADDELRSRFNLNVDVPWWNFLADEKYQKQVLAGDIETLRSFYLNQGYLKFQVTNTQVSISPDKKGVYIALTIDEGKPYSIDTVNFRGELIGKEDEFKRMVSFEKGDIYDGSAVTSLEEGIKRLLGEAGYAYPQVRTIPEFDDENQTVSLVINVEAGKRIYVRDIRFVGNNSTKDEVLRREMRQMEGSWLNSKSIDTGKSRLNRLGFFEKVDVQTVRVAGSDDQVDLVYNVKEANSGSVNFGVGYGTESGISFQVGLQQDNFAGTGNRVGINASTNKYRKNVSLEYRDPYWNLDGVSLGGKVFYNQFEASEAGIVDYTNESYGTRLTWGFPFDELNFFEFGVGYTHNKISNLDPYAQIEKFLQVQREAGNVIDNSLLVNDFDFSLNWTRNNLNKGFFPTAGNHQSAFYKMTVPGSDVQYFKMQYDVKQYFPLTEKHEFALLLRGRLGYGNGYGKSGDNDNLFPFYENYYAGGFTTLRGFRSNSAGPKAVYDENPSGGNNSNYTATDKSVGGNAVALASMEVIFPTPFASDEVRSQIRTSLFVDVASVWDTEFKYLDPDTGVSSGQQYYYDYSDPRNYRASIGTAIQWMSPMGPLVFSLATPIKKYEGDNTEVFTFTIGQTF comes from the coding sequence ATGGCGATCAAGCATTTACTACTTACCTCCCTACTGCTCGGCAGTACAATGGTAAATGGTGCAGAGAAATTTGTTGTTCAAGACATCAAAATCGAAGGCCTTCAGCGTGTTGCATTGGGTGCAGCGTTGTTAAAAATGCCAATCCGAATTGGTGATACTGTTGAGCAGCAAGATGTATCCAAAATTATTAAAGCCTTATACGAGTCCGGTAACTTTGAAGATATTCAAGTACTGCGCGATGGGGATGTTCTTGTCATTGAAGTGAAAGAGCGCCCAACCATTGCGAGTGTTTCGTTCTCTGGTAACAAGGCGATTAAAGAAGAGCAACTGCAAACAAGCCTTGATGCATCTGGCATCCGTGTTGGTGAGGCGCTGGATCGCACCTCACTCAGTAACATTGAAAAAGGCTTAGAAGACTTCTACTACAGCGTGGGTAAATATAACGCTGAAGTTAAAGCCGTTGTTACTCCTTTACCTCGTAACCGTTCTGATCTCAAGTTCGTATTTACCGAAGGTGTTTCTGCTAAAATTCAACAGATCAACTTCTTAGGTAATACCGTTTTTGCTGACGATGAATTGCGCTCACGCTTTAATCTTAATGTGGATGTTCCTTGGTGGAATTTCCTAGCCGATGAAAAGTATCAAAAGCAAGTATTGGCGGGCGATATTGAAACCCTGCGTTCATTTTACTTGAATCAAGGTTACTTAAAATTCCAAGTAACGAATACGCAAGTGTCTATCTCCCCGGATAAAAAAGGCGTATATATCGCGCTAACGATCGATGAAGGGAAGCCTTACTCTATCGATACAGTGAACTTCCGTGGTGAACTGATAGGCAAAGAAGACGAATTCAAACGGATGGTCTCCTTCGAGAAAGGTGATATCTATGATGGCTCTGCTGTAACCAGCTTAGAAGAGGGCATTAAACGCCTTCTTGGTGAAGCCGGCTATGCCTACCCACAAGTTCGAACGATCCCTGAGTTTGATGATGAAAACCAGACGGTTTCCTTAGTTATCAATGTTGAAGCCGGGAAACGAATTTATGTTCGTGATATCCGATTTGTAGGTAACAATTCAACCAAAGATGAAGTTTTGCGCCGTGAAATGCGCCAAATGGAAGGCAGCTGGTTGAACTCTAAATCAATCGATACCGGTAAAAGTCGCCTTAACCGTTTAGGTTTCTTTGAAAAAGTAGACGTGCAAACGGTTCGTGTTGCAGGGTCTGATGATCAGGTCGATCTAGTTTATAACGTAAAAGAAGCGAACTCAGGTAGCGTAAACTTTGGTGTTGGTTATGGTACCGAGTCAGGTATTAGTTTCCAAGTTGGTCTACAGCAAGATAACTTTGCTGGTACGGGTAACCGAGTTGGCATTAATGCCTCTACCAATAAATACCGTAAAAACGTTAGCCTAGAATATCGAGACCCATATTGGAACCTTGATGGCGTGAGTTTAGGTGGTAAGGTTTTCTACAACCAATTTGAAGCATCTGAAGCGGGCATCGTCGATTATACCAATGAAAGCTACGGAACAAGGCTGACATGGGGTTTCCCGTTTGATGAATTAAACTTCTTCGAATTTGGTGTGGGTTATACCCATAATAAGATCTCCAATCTTGACCCATATGCTCAGATTGAAAAGTTCCTACAGGTGCAAAGAGAGGCCGGTAACGTAATCGATAATAGTCTGTTGGTTAATGATTTCGATTTTTCTTTGAATTGGACTCGTAATAACTTGAACAAAGGTTTCTTCCCGACAGCCGGTAATCACCAGTCGGCATTTTACAAAATGACCGTACCTGGCTCTGACGTTCAGTACTTTAAAATGCAGTACGATGTGAAGCAGTATTTCCCGTTAACTGAAAAACATGAGTTCGCCTTGTTGCTGCGCGGTCGATTAGGTTACGGAAATGGTTACGGTAAGTCGGGTGATAACGATAACCTGTTCCCATTTTATGAAAACTACTATGCGGGTGGCTTTACGACCCTACGTGGCTTCCGTTCTAATTCAGCGGGCCCGAAAGCGGTATACGATGAAAACCCATCTGGCGGTAACAACTCGAACTATACGGCGACAGACAAATCCGTAGGGGGTAACGCCGTTGCTCTGGCAAGTATGGAAGTGATTTTCCCTACGCCATTTGCATCAGATGAAGTACGCAGTCAAATTCGCACCAGTTTGTTTGTGGATGTGGCGAGTGTATGGGACACAGAGTTTAAATACCTAGATCCAGATACAGGTGTGTCTTCTGGTCAGCAATATTATTACGATTATTCCGATCCACGCAATTACCGTGCTTCTATTGGTACGGCAATTCAGTGGATGTCACCAATGGGTCCTTTGGTTTTCTCATTGGCAACCCCAATTAAAAAATACGAAGGTGATAACACAGAAGTGTTTACATTCACCATCGGTCAAACGTTCTAA
- the frr gene encoding ribosome recycling factor, translated as MINEIKKDAQERMEKSVEALRNSLLKIRTGRAHPSLLSGLTVEYYGAPTPLNQVANVVAEDARTLAITVFDRELTPLIEKAILMSDLGLNPMSAGTVIRVPLPPLTEERRKDLVKIVRGEAEGGRVAIRNIRRDANGDLKGLLKDKEISEDDDRRAQDEIQKLTDAAVKSVDDVLATKEKELMEV; from the coding sequence GTGATTAATGAAATCAAAAAAGACGCACAAGAGCGCATGGAAAAAAGCGTAGAAGCACTGAGAAATAGCCTGCTAAAGATTCGTACAGGTCGTGCTCACCCAAGCTTACTTTCTGGTCTTACTGTTGAGTATTATGGTGCTCCAACTCCTCTTAACCAAGTAGCGAACGTTGTTGCAGAAGATGCGCGTACATTGGCTATTACAGTTTTTGACCGAGAGCTAACTCCTCTTATTGAAAAAGCAATCTTGATGTCTGACCTGGGCCTAAACCCAATGTCTGCAGGCACTGTTATCCGCGTACCACTTCCACCGCTAACAGAAGAGCGTCGTAAAGACCTTGTTAAAATTGTACGTGGTGAAGCGGAAGGTGGTCGTGTTGCTATCCGTAACATTCGTCGTGATGCAAACGGCGACCTTAAAGGTCTTTTGAAAGATAAAGAGATCTCTGAAGATGACGATCGCAGAGCACAAGACGAAATTCAAAAGCTAACGGATGCTGCAGTTAAGAGCGTTGATGACGTTTTAGCAACCAAAGAAAAAGAGCTAATGGAAGTATAA
- a CDS encoding isoprenyl transferase, with product MPNTQVISDALPKHIAIIMDGNGRWAKAQGKPRVFGHKAGVSAVRKTISAGTRLGIKAITLFAFSSENWRRPKDEVNLLMELFITVLSKEVKRLHKNNLQLRIIGDTTRFSSRLQKKIAEAEALTSNNTGMVLNVAANYGGKWDIAQAVKKIAAEAATGDLIVDDIDEELITSYLAMSDIPEVDLMIRTSGERRISNFILWQMAYAEMYFTEQYWPDFNEDSLAEAVAWFVSRERRFGCTGEQITQLMTE from the coding sequence ATGCCGAACACTCAAGTCATTTCAGACGCACTTCCTAAACATATCGCAATCATCATGGATGGTAATGGACGTTGGGCAAAAGCTCAGGGGAAACCACGTGTTTTTGGGCATAAAGCCGGTGTTAGCGCCGTACGTAAAACCATCTCTGCTGGAACTCGTTTAGGGATAAAAGCGATAACATTGTTTGCTTTCAGTAGTGAGAACTGGCGTCGACCAAAAGATGAAGTGAATTTGTTGATGGAACTGTTTATTACAGTTTTGTCCAAAGAAGTGAAACGCCTGCATAAGAATAATCTGCAACTTCGTATTATTGGCGATACCACCCGTTTTAGCTCTCGTTTACAAAAAAAAATCGCAGAAGCTGAAGCATTGACGAGTAATAATACGGGCATGGTTCTGAATGTCGCTGCAAATTATGGCGGAAAGTGGGACATAGCCCAAGCAGTAAAGAAAATTGCTGCTGAAGCCGCGACTGGTGATCTCATCGTTGATGATATTGACGAAGAGTTGATTACCAGTTACTTAGCTATGTCAGATATACCTGAAGTAGATTTAATGATACGTACTAGCGGTGAGCGTCGTATCAGTAACTTTATTTTGTGGCAGATGGCATACGCAGAAATGTATTTTACTGAGCAATATTGGCCAGACTTCAATGAAGATAGCTTGGCAGAAGCCGTTGCTTGGTTTGTAAGCAGAGAGCGACGTTTTGGTTGCACGGGTGAGCAAATTACCCAATTGATGACAGAATAA
- a CDS encoding phosphatidate cytidylyltransferase: MKQRIITALILAPLVVLGIFELSMPLFIAAIAAVTMIGFWEWTQFVKHNSRVMALIPAAVVMAVILVLLPFEPELLKPLPAAHFAILAIGSIWWVVASLLAITYPKSVGMWQHSNLLRNAFGWLTLVPFFTSIVLLRAEGAGVDEYYGAKLVLFVCFLVWSADSGAYFAGKTFGKTKMAPHVSPNKTIEGLVGGIVAALIVGWGAAQWFELQFDSWVTMSLIALVTVIISVLGDLVESMFKRVSGIKDSSNIIPGHGGVLDRIDSLTAAFPVFALLYFIF; this comes from the coding sequence TTGAAACAAAGAATTATTACCGCGCTGATCTTAGCGCCACTGGTTGTACTGGGCATTTTTGAACTATCAATGCCACTTTTTATTGCTGCGATCGCAGCAGTAACGATGATCGGTTTCTGGGAATGGACTCAGTTTGTAAAGCACAATTCTCGCGTTATGGCTTTAATACCAGCCGCAGTTGTGATGGCCGTAATACTCGTGCTCCTACCTTTTGAACCTGAACTTTTAAAGCCGTTACCCGCCGCGCATTTCGCTATTCTTGCCATTGGCTCTATCTGGTGGGTTGTCGCCAGTTTACTTGCTATTACCTACCCTAAGTCCGTAGGAATGTGGCAACACTCCAATTTGCTACGTAATGCATTTGGTTGGCTAACGCTTGTTCCATTTTTTACCAGTATTGTTTTACTAAGAGCAGAAGGCGCTGGTGTCGATGAATACTATGGCGCAAAGCTAGTTCTATTTGTTTGTTTCCTAGTTTGGTCAGCTGATAGCGGTGCGTACTTTGCGGGCAAAACATTTGGTAAAACTAAAATGGCTCCACATGTAAGCCCAAATAAAACCATCGAAGGCTTGGTTGGCGGTATCGTTGCTGCCTTGATTGTTGGTTGGGGCGCAGCCCAATGGTTTGAACTACAATTTGATAGCTGGGTAACAATGTCATTGATTGCATTGGTGACGGTTATCATTTCGGTACTTGGAGATTTGGTTGAAAGCATGTTTAAACGTGTGTCTGGGATCAAAGACAGCAGTAACATCATTCCTGGACATGGCGGAGTGTTAGACCGGATCGACAGTTTAACCGCCGCATTTCCCGTCTTTGCCTTGCTCTACTTCATTTTCTAA